The Acidithiobacillus ferrooxidans ATCC 23270 genomic interval GAATGTCGTGCGGCTAAGGGCTTCCAGGGCACATTCAACCCGCGTCGGGAGGCGTGCAATCTCACCGTCCCTGGATCAATGGCAAGATATTTGGCTACCGCCCTGAGTCCCAGGCCTTCCGCCACTTTCTGCCGGATTTGACCATCCAGTAGGGGACCAAAGTCCAAAATGCGCGGCGAACTCCTTGATCCCACCTCTCGACTGTACACAAATCCGCAGGCGCAGGAAAATCGACCAATCACCCGATTCTGTTCATGGCGAACAGCGATCTCGTAGATCACGTCTTGCCCATAATGGTCTGCCAGACGATTAAAGCAGGGCCACGGTCCCTTGCCGAAGGGGGTTTCCGTCCGCCGTTGCGGCGACCGTTTGTCCAGAAAAATCTGGAATAGAACATGCCGCAACGGATGAAATGCCTTTCTGTGTTTCCGTACCATGGCCGTAGGCCAATCGTCGCCGAGACCACCGGGGATAAGGTCGATTACTGGTTCAAACAGGCTTGAAATTGCTTCCCTGAGAAGGTTCTGAGCGACATTCTCCTTGCCTTTGCCGAAGCCGCGATCAATCACTGCGCTCCGATAATATGCACTCCAATCGCGAAAGCTGGGGCGCGCTGGCGGATGATCGAGCAACGCCGCGCTCCGCTTGGCAATCTCTTGCAACAGCGTCACTTGGCGCGGGCTACTCGCCCAAGAAGGGAGTGCCGCCACAGGCGAACAGTTCTTTTGATCCGCGGCGATGAATTCGTGCTGGTTACTGCCACCTTGAGAGACCGCACTGTCCGCCAGGGCCGCGCCATGATCTGGACAAACCAGAACGCCGGGGAGTTGATGGCTGCGCCTCCAATATCCTTCTCCATAGCGGCTCAACATCTCGCCAAAGCAGATGGGACAATACCGTAAGTATGCCGGAGCCGAAATCGCGCTCGCCGCAATACCCAGACGCACATGCACGGCATCCGCCGGGCCGTCCGCTAATGACGCCAGTACGGATTGTCCCACTGACTTCGGCTCGAATGCCGTGTAATAACGGTAGAGGGTAAAATCCCTGGTCAGTCTTTCCGGACTGAGTCCGCGATCGGCCGGTATTCTTTGGCTCAACGCCGCCACATGGCTTTGCAAGCCCACCGTCGCCCGCACCCCGGTTTCACCAAAGAGATCATACAGGGTGTGTTTCGGGCTTCTGGAACAAACGTGGCGATGATAACGCGCAAGCGCGCTGTATAACAGTTCGTCGGGATAAATTTCCGGGAAATAGGCCAACACGGGTGGCTTTTTCAGCTCGCGAGATCGGCCATCGGCGGTTTAACGGCGCCCGCCGCAAGCAATGCATCGTAAGCGGATACGCCCTCTTTTTTGGCCGAGATGATCGTCCGGAGATCCTGCGCATCCACGGGAAGTGGTGTTTTCGCGGTTTTAGTAGCGCTTGTAGTCGACTTGCGCGGTTTCTTAGAGGGATTGGCGGGTGCGCGATCACGTAATTTAGCCGTAATAATGCCCACGAGATCTAGCGCGGACAGGCCCGGATGCTCTGCTTCGGCTTCCGCCACCAGGACTTCCGCGATGTCCCCAGCCAACCCGAGCTGCGCCAAGATAGGCAGAAGGATGCCGCGCACATCCAGATTCGTGCTTGCCGCCTTTTCGGTCGTGACCGAAGCCACCGGAGAGCGGGTGGC includes:
- a CDS encoding TnsD family Tn7-like transposition protein → MLAYFPEIYPDELLYSALARYHRHVCSRSPKHTLYDLFGETGVRATVGLQSHVAALSQRIPADRGLSPERLTRDFTLYRYYTAFEPKSVGQSVLASLADGPADAVHVRLGIAASAISAPAYLRYCPICFGEMLSRYGEGYWRRSHQLPGVLVCPDHGAALADSAVSQGGSNQHEFIAADQKNCSPVAALPSWASSPRQVTLLQEIAKRSAALLDHPPARPSFRDWSAYYRSAVIDRGFGKGKENVAQNLLREAISSLFEPVIDLIPGGLGDDWPTAMVRKHRKAFHPLRHVLFQIFLDKRSPQRRTETPFGKGPWPCFNRLADHYGQDVIYEIAVRHEQNRVIGRFSCACGFVYSREVGSRSSPRILDFGPLLDGQIRQKVAEGLGLRAVAKYLAIDPGTVRLHASRRGLNVPWKPLAARHSRTLVPDRDAIRIRWLDMQQNYADLSRRRLALLLPKEHSWLYRHDREWLEQHSPTALHKKWSDQRVDWETLDRSMAIQLRKAAREITREVPPQRVTQAALERKLGRPLRMSEQQAKLPKSIGVLGEVTETIDAFRLRRIAWAVSELDRQALPLRSWRVRRLAGLPSIASPSVETALAALEIMAGSFEV